In a single window of the Cucumis melo cultivar AY chromosome 11, USDA_Cmelo_AY_1.0, whole genome shotgun sequence genome:
- the LOC127143947 gene encoding pectinesterase inhibitor-like → MAYNSCLIIITLTGVLLYTIISNAASSNDIVSTIYPKTSKAQFCSSVLKSADTTDLKGLVVYTVNLAHTNACKSLTLANSLAKTTTNPQLKQRYSSCAESYDEVVGDTENA, encoded by the coding sequence atggcCTATAACTCTTGTCTCATTATTATCACTCTCACTGGAGTTCTTTTGTACACCATCATTTCAAATGCGGCATCATCTAACGACATCGTTTCCACCATCTATCCAAAAACTTCAAAAGCACAATTTTGTTCAAGTGTGTTGAAATCTGCAGACACTACAGATCTAAAAGGCTTGGTTGTATACACTGTAAACCTTGCCCATACAAATGCTTGCAAGTCTTTGACATTAGCCAATTCACTGGCAAAAACCACCACCAATCCTCAACTTAAGCAACGATATTCGTCTTGTGCTGAGAGCTATGATGAAGTCGTTGGTGACACTGAGAATGCCTAA